The Microbacterium paraoxydans genome includes a window with the following:
- a CDS encoding short chain dehydrogenase, translating to MKVLVIGATGSIGGVVAATLDVRGHEVVRASRSGEQNVDVTDPASIRSLFERVGPVDAVVVAVGSVPFKPLTDLDRDDYLAAFTGKTLAQLDVVRVALDHVTDGGSITLTSGVLAREPIATGAAAAMANGALESFVITAAAEAPRGIRINAVSPDVLANSPGYFSTFPGHRPVTDDEVGQAYVRAVEGIVSGRVLPV from the coding sequence ATGAAGGTACTCGTGATCGGCGCGACCGGCAGCATCGGCGGGGTGGTCGCCGCCACCCTCGACGTGCGGGGACACGAGGTCGTGCGGGCGTCCCGCTCCGGCGAGCAGAACGTGGACGTGACCGACCCCGCCTCCATCCGCAGCCTCTTCGAGCGGGTCGGCCCGGTCGACGCCGTCGTGGTCGCCGTGGGCTCCGTGCCCTTCAAGCCGCTCACCGATCTCGACCGCGACGACTATCTCGCCGCCTTCACCGGGAAGACCCTCGCGCAGCTCGACGTCGTGCGGGTCGCCCTCGACCACGTGACCGACGGCGGCTCCATCACCCTCACCAGCGGCGTGCTCGCGCGGGAGCCGATCGCGACGGGAGCGGCGGCGGCGATGGCCAACGGCGCCCTGGAGTCGTTCGTGATCACGGCGGCGGCCGAGGCCCCGCGGGGGATCCGCATCAATGCGGTCTCCCCCGACGTGCTGGCGAACTCCCCCGGGTACTTCTCGACCTTCCCCGGCCACCGCCCTGTCACCGACGACGAGGTCGGCCAAGCGTACGTGCGCGCGGTCGAGGGCATCGTCTCGGGGCGGGTGCTCCCCGTCTGA
- a CDS encoding ABC transporter permease, which yields MNWVGDNLGLILELTAVHLQQSAIAIVLGFVLALPLGWVAWRYQLVKGPVIVLTGLLYTIPSLALLILLPSVAGYPARSPANLVIGLTIYAIAILVRAVSDGLDSVDPAIRQSAVAMGYGGFRRFWTVDFPLAGPVILAGLRVAAVSTISLATVGILVGVTNLGYLFTNGLQRRILAEVFTGIVAVVVIALVIDLLLVLLGRALMPWTRAAATPAAARRTITLRTAA from the coding sequence GTGAACTGGGTCGGCGACAACCTCGGGCTGATCCTCGAGCTCACCGCGGTGCACCTGCAGCAGAGCGCGATCGCGATCGTGCTCGGTTTCGTGCTGGCGCTCCCGCTGGGGTGGGTGGCCTGGCGCTATCAGCTCGTGAAGGGTCCGGTCATCGTCCTCACCGGGCTGCTCTACACGATCCCCTCTCTCGCCCTCCTCATCCTGCTGCCGTCGGTGGCGGGCTACCCGGCGCGCAGCCCGGCCAACCTCGTCATCGGCCTGACGATCTACGCGATCGCGATCCTCGTCCGCGCGGTGTCCGACGGCCTGGACTCGGTCGACCCCGCGATCCGACAGTCGGCGGTCGCGATGGGCTACGGCGGGTTCCGCCGCTTCTGGACGGTCGACTTCCCGCTCGCCGGGCCGGTCATCCTCGCGGGCCTTCGAGTGGCGGCGGTGAGCACCATCTCGCTCGCGACGGTCGGCATCCTCGTCGGCGTCACGAACCTCGGCTACCTGTTCACGAACGGCCTCCAGCGCCGCATCCTCGCCGAGGTCTTCACCGGCATCGTCGCCGTCGTCGTCATCGCCCTGGTCATCGACCTCCTGCTGGTCCTCCTCGGGCGGGCTCTCATGCCGTGGACGCGGGCGGCGGCCACCCCTGCCGCTGCGCGGCGGACGATCACGTTGAGGACGGCCGCATGA
- a CDS encoding ABC transporter substrate-binding protein — MFTARKSRLALAGGVALAAALALSGCANSNPLDAPTDDAGDGGGSDTIVIGSQAYYSNEIIAEIYAQALEAADFDVDRQFSIGQRDAYMPDVESGAIDLFPEYTGNLLEYLDKDATATSPDDVYAALKDALPDGLTALDYAEASDQDTYTVLKSFAEENDLTSIADLADVTTPVTIGAAPEFEQRPYGPAAAKEVYGVDLAFSATGPTTLESLLAGEIQVADIYSADPAFQTEDIVALEDPENIILASNVVPIASSDVADEIADVINGISAKLTAEELVALNVQSTVDQKSAEDIAKQWLTDNDLI; from the coding sequence ATGTTCACTGCACGAAAGTCCCGCCTCGCCCTTGCCGGCGGCGTCGCGCTCGCCGCCGCCCTCGCCCTCTCCGGCTGCGCCAACAGCAACCCGCTGGACGCGCCCACCGACGACGCCGGCGACGGTGGCGGCAGCGACACCATCGTCATCGGTTCGCAGGCCTACTACTCGAACGAGATCATCGCCGAGATCTACGCGCAGGCGCTCGAGGCCGCCGACTTCGACGTCGACCGTCAGTTCAGCATCGGCCAGCGCGACGCCTACATGCCGGACGTCGAGTCCGGGGCGATCGACCTCTTCCCGGAGTACACGGGCAACCTGCTCGAGTACCTGGACAAGGATGCGACCGCCACGAGCCCGGACGACGTCTACGCGGCCCTGAAGGACGCGCTCCCGGACGGCCTCACCGCGCTCGACTACGCCGAAGCCTCCGACCAGGACACCTACACGGTGCTCAAGAGCTTCGCCGAGGAGAACGACCTCACCTCGATCGCCGACCTCGCGGACGTCACCACCCCGGTCACGATCGGCGCGGCTCCGGAGTTCGAGCAGCGTCCGTACGGTCCCGCCGCGGCCAAGGAGGTCTACGGCGTCGACCTGGCGTTCTCGGCCACCGGTCCCACGACGCTGGAGTCGCTGCTCGCCGGCGAGATCCAGGTCGCGGACATCTACTCGGCCGACCCGGCCTTCCAGACCGAGGACATCGTGGCGCTGGAAGACCCGGAGAACATCATCCTGGCCTCGAACGTCGTCCCCATCGCGTCCAGCGACGTGGCCGACGAGATCGCCGACGTCATCAACGGCATCAGCGCCAAGCTGACCGCCGAGGAGCTCGTCGCCCTCAACGTGCAGAGCACGGTCGACCAGAAGTCGGCGGAGGACATCGCGAAGCAGTGGCTCACGGACAACGACCTCATCTGA
- a CDS encoding ABC transporter permease: protein MNVFTEAFAWLFSPDRWVGTYSLPVLFGQHVFYTVVSVLIAAVIAVPLGWLIGHTGKGREIAVAVSGAARAIPSFGLMVLLVLLLGVLRTPLAAIITFVVLAIPSLLAGAYTGLEAVDRRTIDAARAMGMTGWQVFWKVEVPLGMPLLVGGLRSALLQVIATVTIAAYVNLGGLGWPIIQGIPLRRFDQVLGGAILVAVLALLVDLLLALAQHAAVPRGVRTRPQRRRARATAPAAAPA, encoded by the coding sequence ATGAACGTGTTCACCGAGGCCTTCGCCTGGCTGTTCTCTCCCGACCGCTGGGTCGGGACGTACTCGCTCCCCGTCCTGTTCGGCCAGCACGTCTTCTACACGGTGGTCTCCGTGCTGATCGCCGCGGTGATCGCCGTACCGCTCGGCTGGCTCATCGGGCACACCGGGAAGGGGCGGGAGATCGCGGTCGCCGTCTCCGGAGCGGCCCGCGCGATCCCGTCCTTCGGCCTCATGGTGCTGCTGGTGCTCCTGCTCGGGGTGCTGCGCACGCCCCTCGCGGCGATCATCACCTTCGTCGTCCTGGCGATCCCGTCCCTGCTGGCCGGCGCCTACACGGGCCTGGAGGCGGTCGATCGCCGCACCATCGACGCGGCGCGGGCGATGGGGATGACCGGCTGGCAGGTGTTCTGGAAGGTCGAGGTGCCGCTCGGCATGCCGCTGCTGGTCGGCGGCCTCCGCTCGGCCCTGCTGCAGGTCATCGCCACGGTGACGATCGCGGCCTACGTGAACCTCGGCGGCCTCGGCTGGCCGATCATCCAGGGCATCCCGCTCCGCCGCTTCGACCAGGTGCTCGGCGGCGCGATCCTCGTCGCGGTGCTCGCGCTCCTCGTCGACCTCCTGCTCGCGCTCGCCCAGCACGCCGCGGTGCCCCGCGGTGTGCGCACCCGTCCGCAACGCCGCCGCGCTCGGGCGACCGCCCCCGCGGCCGCACCCGCCTGA
- a CDS encoding ROK family protein, giving the protein MFTHDDALDTQAAVRRANLRRALQLVFQASGSQTRAGIARATGLTAATASSLVAELIENRLIAEGEQAVSTGGKRATTLSIDAEHHLILVLVVQPTSAYLALVALDGSEVERRSISYTMQTRDRVLDETVAEVVAATGSRLLAVGVQVPGTTDGRTVLESVQLEWHEVPLAERFESIAGVPVLLVNDVDAEAIAEAGLDAAPSGYRLFIHSGGGIGAAVTLDGELAPGPRDRAGEIGHVQVVFGDAARPCRCGRRGCLESAAAMGPMLGEEFSDALDASAVRALVARADQTLIDDGARALARAIKLIGALLDPIEVVIGGPATELGPRFLERVRAESGYPARGTADIPIRYADPRVAPSAGPAQAALTAVLGVRWNPEQLRAGGPRP; this is encoded by the coding sequence ATGTTCACCCACGACGACGCGCTGGACACCCAGGCGGCGGTTCGGCGAGCGAACCTGCGACGGGCGCTCCAGCTCGTCTTCCAGGCCTCCGGTTCGCAGACCCGCGCCGGCATCGCGCGGGCGACCGGCCTCACGGCGGCGACCGCGTCGTCCCTCGTCGCCGAGCTCATCGAGAACCGCTTGATCGCGGAGGGTGAGCAGGCGGTGAGCACGGGGGGCAAGCGCGCGACCACGCTCAGCATCGACGCGGAGCACCACCTGATCCTCGTGCTCGTCGTGCAGCCGACCAGCGCGTACCTGGCGCTCGTCGCCCTCGACGGCTCCGAGGTCGAACGACGCAGCATCTCCTACACGATGCAGACCCGGGACCGGGTCCTCGACGAGACGGTCGCGGAGGTCGTCGCCGCAACCGGGTCGCGGCTGCTCGCGGTCGGTGTGCAGGTCCCGGGGACGACGGACGGGCGCACCGTGCTGGAGAGCGTGCAACTGGAGTGGCACGAGGTGCCGCTGGCGGAGCGCTTCGAGAGCATCGCGGGCGTCCCGGTCCTCCTCGTCAACGACGTCGACGCCGAGGCCATCGCGGAGGCCGGGCTGGACGCCGCCCCCTCGGGCTACCGCCTGTTCATCCACAGCGGCGGGGGCATCGGCGCCGCGGTCACCCTCGACGGGGAGCTCGCGCCCGGACCCCGCGACCGTGCCGGGGAGATCGGGCACGTGCAGGTGGTGTTCGGCGATGCCGCCCGCCCGTGCCGCTGCGGGCGGCGCGGCTGCCTGGAGTCGGCGGCCGCGATGGGACCGATGCTCGGCGAGGAGTTCTCGGACGCCCTGGACGCGTCGGCGGTCCGTGCCCTCGTCGCCCGGGCGGATCAGACGCTGATCGACGACGGGGCGCGGGCGCTGGCCCGCGCCATCAAGCTCATCGGGGCGCTGCTCGATCCGATCGAGGTCGTCATCGGCGGCCCCGCGACGGAGCTCGGCCCCCGGTTCCTGGAGCGGGTGCGGGCCGAGAGCGGCTACCCCGCGCGCGGCACCGCTGACATCCCGATCCGGTACGCCGACCCGCGCGTGGCCCCCTCCGCCGGCCCCGCGCAGGCCGCCCTCACCGCCGTCCTCGGCGTGCGATGGAACCCCGAGCAGCTCCGCGCCGGCGGCCCCCGCCCCTGA
- a CDS encoding AI-2E family transporter: MSNDQSPASAPHDGQGGPAPDSVPAPVDAALVGAAVEAPDAAAKPSVPVVIEPTTPSRSFWTRIDRPFVFGFLVTLGGLGAIVIGSALYNLSTVLIYIALALFAALGLDPAVRFLERRGISRALSVVVTILALIVVVALVLWMIVPIVVDQIAGFVKSVPGMIQDFTKSDLYATLNNQFGDQFQDLVSEVQKFLSDFGNLATIGGGALQVGASIASGISGAIVVLVLTLYFLATLPAMRQGMLRLVPARDRDRAGDISQQITDSVGGYVMGMVVLAFCNATLALILYTVLGLPFPPLMAAIAFCVTLIPLVGSVLFWMIGTILALFTNPIAALVFAAIYLVYMQIEAYVLTPRVMNKAVAVPGSLVVIGALAGGTLLGLLGALVAVPVTASILIIVKQVVVPKQDSRT; this comes from the coding sequence ATGAGCAACGACCAGTCGCCGGCCTCCGCTCCGCACGACGGCCAGGGCGGTCCCGCCCCGGACTCCGTCCCCGCCCCCGTCGACGCCGCGCTGGTCGGAGCCGCGGTGGAGGCGCCCGATGCCGCCGCGAAGCCGTCCGTCCCCGTGGTGATCGAGCCGACCACGCCCAGCCGCTCGTTCTGGACGCGGATCGATCGGCCGTTCGTCTTCGGGTTCCTCGTGACCCTCGGAGGCCTCGGGGCGATCGTGATCGGCAGCGCGCTCTACAACCTCTCCACCGTCCTCATCTACATCGCGCTCGCCCTGTTCGCCGCGCTCGGCCTCGACCCGGCCGTCCGCTTCCTCGAACGCCGCGGTATCTCCCGCGCGCTCTCCGTCGTGGTGACGATCCTCGCTCTCATCGTCGTCGTGGCCCTCGTCCTCTGGATGATCGTGCCCATCGTCGTCGATCAGATCGCGGGGTTCGTGAAGTCGGTCCCCGGCATGATCCAGGACTTCACGAAGTCCGACCTCTACGCCACCCTCAACAACCAGTTCGGTGACCAGTTCCAGGACCTCGTGTCGGAGGTGCAGAAGTTCCTCTCCGACTTCGGCAACCTCGCGACGATCGGCGGCGGGGCGCTCCAGGTGGGCGCGTCCATCGCGAGCGGGATCTCGGGCGCGATCGTGGTGCTCGTGCTGACGCTGTACTTCCTCGCGACCCTGCCGGCCATGCGCCAGGGGATGCTGCGTCTCGTCCCGGCCCGCGACCGCGACCGCGCCGGCGACATCTCCCAGCAGATCACCGATTCGGTCGGCGGCTACGTGATGGGGATGGTCGTCCTCGCGTTCTGCAACGCGACCCTCGCCCTCATCCTCTACACCGTGCTCGGCCTGCCGTTCCCGCCGCTCATGGCCGCGATCGCCTTCTGCGTCACACTCATCCCGCTCGTCGGCTCCGTGCTGTTCTGGATGATCGGCACCATCCTCGCGCTGTTCACGAACCCGATCGCCGCGCTGGTCTTCGCCGCGATCTACCTCGTCTACATGCAGATCGAGGCGTACGTGCTCACCCCCCGGGTCATGAACAAGGCGGTGGCCGTGCCGGGCTCGCTCGTCGTCATCGGCGCCCTCGCCGGCGGCACGCTCCTCGGTCTGCTCGGCGCCCTCGTGGCCGTGCCCGTCACCGCCTCGATCCTCATCATCGTCAAGCAGGTGGTCGTGCCGAAGCAGGACTCCCGCACCTGA
- a CDS encoding GNAT family N-acetyltransferase, with amino-acid sequence MALSLTPVPTLTTERLDLVPLGPEHLDGTWAALQEPEVLRLTGTHARFTREGVETWLRSLADRDDRADWAILRRDDGAHIGEVVLSDLDEDNGSAGFRIALAGPRWFGAGYGTEATRAVIRHAFDTVGLHRVELEVYAFNPRAQRAYEKAGFVVEGRRREALRWDGEWVDAIVMSVLADG; translated from the coding sequence ATGGCGCTCTCCCTCACTCCCGTCCCCACCCTGACCACCGAGCGGCTGGACCTCGTGCCGCTCGGACCGGAGCATCTCGACGGCACCTGGGCGGCCCTGCAGGAGCCCGAGGTGCTGCGGCTGACCGGCACCCACGCGCGCTTCACCCGCGAGGGCGTCGAGACCTGGCTCCGGTCGCTCGCCGACCGGGACGACCGGGCGGATTGGGCGATCCTCCGTCGCGACGACGGCGCGCACATCGGCGAGGTGGTCCTCAGCGACCTGGACGAGGACAACGGCTCGGCCGGTTTCCGCATCGCCCTCGCCGGCCCGCGGTGGTTCGGCGCCGGATACGGGACCGAGGCGACGCGCGCGGTCATCCGGCACGCCTTCGACACCGTGGGACTGCATCGCGTGGAGCTCGAGGTGTACGCGTTCAACCCGCGGGCGCAGCGCGCCTACGAGAAGGCCGGGTTCGTCGTCGAGGGCCGGCGTCGGGAGGCGCTGCGCTGGGACGGCGAGTGGGTCGACGCCATCGTCATGAGCGTCCTCGCGGACGGGTGA
- a CDS encoding long-chain-fatty-acid--CoA ligase, with protein sequence MTDAPLSSRPWLRSYAEGVPADIDEPTQTLPQMLAAGIRRYARRPALEFFGAVTTYRELGEQIDRAAEGLRHLGVTKGDRVALVLPNCPQHVVAFYAVLRLGAIVVEHNPLYTARELRHQFEDHGARVAIVWDKVADTVAGFPDDLRVGHIVSVDLTAAMPLSKRLLLRLPVPKARASRAKLTGTPRARHLTPWKKLVSHRRLPRRTPGPSLGDTAVLQYTSGTTGIPKGAILTHANLRANAMQGRAWVPGLRDGEETFYAVLPLFHAYGLTLCLTFALSIGAKVVLFPAFDVSLVTDAARTSPPTFLPAVPPIYDQLARAAGRGTVDLSTVRFAISGAMSLPVATVRRWEEATGGLLVEGYGMTEASPVALGNPMGPTRRPGTVGVPFPSTEIRVVDPDDPNVDVPTGEPGELLLRGPQVFQGYWGRPGDTAETLLPDGWLRTGDIAEVSPDGFVTIVDRRKELIITGGFNVAPSEVESALEAHPDVVAAAVVGLPRASGGEEVAAAVVLREGAAADMDGLRDFCRTHLTAYKVPRRITAVDDLPRSLIGKVLRREVRDRLLAERGA encoded by the coding sequence ATGACCGACGCGCCGCTGTCTTCCCGTCCCTGGCTCCGCTCATATGCCGAGGGCGTGCCGGCCGACATCGACGAGCCGACGCAGACCCTGCCGCAGATGCTGGCCGCCGGCATCCGGCGGTATGCGCGCCGCCCCGCCCTCGAGTTCTTCGGTGCCGTGACCACCTACCGGGAGCTCGGCGAGCAGATCGACCGCGCCGCGGAGGGACTCCGCCACCTCGGGGTCACGAAGGGCGACCGGGTGGCGCTGGTGCTGCCGAACTGCCCGCAGCACGTCGTCGCGTTCTACGCGGTCCTGCGCCTCGGCGCGATCGTCGTCGAGCACAACCCGCTCTACACCGCGCGGGAGCTGCGCCACCAGTTCGAGGACCACGGGGCCCGCGTCGCGATCGTGTGGGACAAGGTCGCCGACACCGTCGCGGGGTTCCCCGACGACCTCCGGGTCGGCCACATCGTGAGCGTCGACCTCACGGCGGCGATGCCCCTGTCGAAGCGCCTCCTGCTGCGACTCCCCGTCCCGAAGGCCCGGGCATCGCGGGCGAAGCTGACCGGCACGCCCCGCGCGCGGCACCTGACGCCGTGGAAGAAGCTCGTGTCGCACCGGCGGCTCCCCCGCCGCACCCCCGGGCCGTCGCTGGGCGACACCGCCGTCCTGCAGTACACGAGCGGGACGACCGGGATCCCCAAGGGCGCCATCCTCACCCACGCGAATCTGCGGGCCAACGCGATGCAGGGGCGGGCCTGGGTGCCAGGACTCCGCGACGGCGAGGAGACCTTCTACGCCGTGCTTCCGCTCTTCCACGCCTACGGACTCACCCTGTGCCTCACGTTCGCGTTGAGCATCGGGGCGAAGGTGGTGCTGTTCCCGGCCTTCGATGTGAGCCTGGTCACGGACGCCGCCCGCACGAGCCCGCCGACCTTCCTCCCCGCCGTCCCGCCCATCTACGACCAGCTGGCCCGCGCGGCCGGCCGCGGCACAGTCGACCTCTCGACGGTGCGGTTCGCGATCTCCGGGGCCATGAGCCTCCCCGTGGCGACGGTGCGACGCTGGGAGGAGGCCACCGGGGGACTGCTCGTCGAGGGGTACGGGATGACCGAGGCCTCCCCTGTCGCGCTCGGCAACCCGATGGGTCCGACGCGGCGCCCCGGCACCGTCGGCGTCCCGTTCCCGAGCACGGAGATCCGTGTCGTCGACCCCGACGACCCCAATGTCGACGTGCCCACGGGCGAGCCCGGTGAGCTGCTGCTGCGCGGACCGCAGGTCTTCCAGGGGTACTGGGGGCGCCCCGGCGATACGGCTGAGACGCTGTTGCCGGACGGCTGGCTCCGCACCGGCGACATCGCCGAGGTCTCTCCCGACGGGTTCGTCACCATCGTCGACCGCCGGAAGGAGCTCATCATCACCGGCGGCTTCAACGTCGCGCCCAGCGAGGTGGAGAGCGCGCTGGAAGCCCACCCGGACGTCGTCGCCGCCGCCGTCGTGGGGCTCCCTCGGGCGAGCGGCGGCGAGGAGGTCGCCGCGGCAGTGGTGCTCCGCGAGGGCGCGGCGGCGGACATGGACGGGCTCCGCGACTTCTGCCGCACCCACCTGACCGCCTACAAGGTGCCGCGCCGGATCACCGCCGTCGACGACCTCCCCCGGTCGCTCATCGGCAAGGTGCTGCGGCGCGAGGTGCGCGACCGGCTGCTCGCCGAGCGCGGGGCCTGA
- a CDS encoding chorismate mutase, protein MTAAEDPKAELLRLRASIDNIDAALIFLLAERFRATQQVGHLKAEHAMPPSDPNREEQQVARLRALAEDAHLDPEFAEKWFNFVVAEVIRHHTEAAEGR, encoded by the coding sequence ATGACTGCCGCTGAGGATCCGAAGGCCGAACTGCTCCGGCTGCGTGCGAGCATCGACAACATCGACGCGGCCCTGATCTTCCTGCTCGCGGAGCGGTTCCGCGCCACACAGCAGGTGGGCCACCTCAAGGCCGAGCACGCGATGCCGCCGTCCGACCCGAACCGTGAGGAGCAGCAGGTCGCCCGGCTCCGCGCGCTCGCGGAGGACGCCCACCTCGACCCGGAGTTCGCGGAGAAGTGGTTCAACTTCGTCGTGGCCGAGGTCATCCGCCACCACACCGAGGCCGCCGAGGGGCGCTGA
- a CDS encoding ROK family transcriptional regulator: MRYPQILERPADRARAAQPPGNGHARGIRERNRALVLRTLMEQSALSRADLSRLTGLARPTVSEVVRDLLADGVIRESGPSQESRPGKPAVMLEFDQRAVQVIALDLSAPDDIVGALASPDGRIAHRLRRPRTPDAAAAIAGLVAELRALADGPALGIGIGVPTGSSALLGLGPRLADVLDAPVHLFDDADLVADAAQRFGSVGTDFLLVRIGTRIGTAIRVVGDDGAPVERSIGARELAHVGAGGDPGELCLCGRDGCVHAWAAAPAIARRLETPGADHATVLTAAGARLGTSLSVIAAAVDLPTIVLSGPDGIVSPEFVDATAAAVRAASHPSLGPTVVPSALDDAVLLGAATRVVAAEFSPR, encoded by the coding sequence GTGCGCTACCCCCAGATCCTAGAGCGCCCCGCGGATCGGGCACGAGCCGCGCAGCCACCGGGCAACGGTCACGCCCGCGGTATCCGGGAGCGGAACCGCGCCCTCGTCCTCCGCACCCTCATGGAGCAGTCCGCCCTGAGTCGCGCCGATCTGTCCCGGCTCACCGGCCTCGCCCGCCCCACCGTCTCCGAGGTCGTGCGCGACCTGCTCGCCGACGGTGTGATCCGGGAGAGCGGACCCAGCCAGGAGTCCCGGCCGGGGAAGCCCGCCGTGATGCTCGAGTTCGACCAGCGTGCCGTCCAGGTCATCGCACTCGACCTCTCCGCACCCGACGACATCGTCGGCGCACTGGCCTCGCCGGACGGCCGCATCGCGCACCGCCTCCGCCGGCCGCGCACCCCGGACGCCGCCGCCGCCATCGCCGGTCTCGTCGCCGAGCTGCGGGCCCTCGCCGACGGTCCCGCGCTCGGCATCGGCATCGGCGTGCCCACCGGCTCCTCCGCGCTGCTCGGTCTCGGCCCTCGACTCGCGGACGTCCTCGACGCGCCCGTCCACCTGTTCGACGACGCCGATCTCGTGGCCGACGCCGCGCAGCGGTTCGGCTCCGTCGGCACCGACTTCCTGCTCGTCCGCATCGGCACCCGCATCGGCACCGCGATCCGCGTCGTCGGCGACGACGGCGCCCCGGTGGAACGCTCCATCGGCGCCCGCGAGCTCGCGCACGTCGGTGCGGGTGGCGACCCCGGTGAGCTGTGCCTGTGCGGCCGCGACGGCTGCGTCCACGCGTGGGCCGCGGCTCCCGCGATCGCCCGGCGCCTGGAGACGCCGGGCGCAGACCACGCGACGGTGCTCACCGCCGCCGGCGCCCGGCTCGGCACGTCGCTCTCGGTCATCGCCGCCGCCGTCGACCTGCCCACGATCGTCCTGAGCGGTCCGGACGGGATCGTCTCCCCGGAGTTCGTGGACGCGACGGCCGCCGCGGTCCGTGCCGCCTCGCACCCCTCCCTCGGACCGACCGTGGTGCCGAGCGCGCTCGACGACGCCGTCCTGCTGGGCGCGGCGACCCGCGTGGTGGCCGCCGAGTTCAGCCCGCGCTGA
- a CDS encoding carbohydrate ABC transporter permease: MTVTETALVTTADSRGRRTPPIPGRRRRYTADQVTLPRVILRTAAGFLVLAIFVLPYLIMFFGSVKTKAQIRSVDPTYLPVEWHWENYLTMWSTPETPLPYNLVSTIVISVFATLLVLLVSLPAAYYTARFRFPGRMVFLFLVIVTQMLQPAVLTSGLFRQFTVLGLGDTWTAMIFINAAFNLSFAVWIMHSFFAGIPKEVDEAAQIDGAGRLTVLFRINLPLVWPGIVTAIVFTFVACWNEFAASLVILSTDKNQPLSVALTKFVGQYETSWQYVFGVSIVAILPVIILFMLIEKRLVGGLTAGSVK; the protein is encoded by the coding sequence ATGACCGTGACCGAGACCGCCCTCGTGACCACCGCCGACTCCCGCGGACGACGCACCCCGCCGATCCCCGGCCGCCGGCGCCGCTACACCGCGGATCAGGTGACGCTGCCCCGGGTGATCCTGCGCACCGCCGCCGGGTTCCTCGTGCTCGCCATCTTCGTGCTGCCGTACCTCATCATGTTCTTCGGATCGGTGAAGACGAAGGCGCAGATCCGCTCGGTCGACCCGACCTACCTCCCGGTGGAGTGGCACTGGGAGAACTACCTCACGATGTGGTCGACGCCCGAGACGCCGCTGCCGTACAACCTCGTCTCGACCATCGTCATCTCCGTGTTCGCGACGCTCCTGGTGCTGCTCGTGTCGCTCCCGGCGGCGTACTACACGGCCCGGTTCCGGTTCCCCGGCCGCATGGTGTTCCTGTTCCTCGTGATCGTGACGCAGATGCTGCAGCCGGCGGTGCTCACGTCGGGCCTGTTCCGGCAGTTCACCGTCCTCGGCCTCGGCGACACCTGGACCGCGATGATCTTCATCAACGCGGCCTTCAACCTGTCGTTCGCCGTGTGGATCATGCACTCGTTCTTCGCCGGCATCCCCAAGGAGGTCGACGAGGCGGCGCAGATCGACGGCGCCGGGCGCCTGACGGTCCTGTTCCGGATCAACCTCCCGCTCGTCTGGCCGGGCATCGTCACCGCGATCGTGTTCACGTTCGTGGCCTGCTGGAACGAGTTCGCCGCCTCGCTGGTGATCCTGTCGACGGACAAGAACCAGCCGCTGTCGGTCGCGCTCACGAAGTTCGTCGGTCAGTACGAGACGAGCTGGCAGTACGTGTTCGGCGTCTCGATCGTCGCGATCCTGCCCGTCATCATCCTCTTCATGCTCATCGAGAAGCGTCTCGTCGGCGGCCTCACCGCCGGCAGCGTGAAGTAG